Within the Flexivirga oryzae genome, the region ACCCCCGGGGGCTTCGGCGCTGGGTCGGGCGAGGTGTTGCCGACGAAGCATCGACTGCGCGACAGTGCGGATTTCACCGCAGTGTTGCGCAGTCGTCGTTCCGGACGGGCCGCGGGTCCACGACTCGTGGTCACGGTGGCACCGCCCCGCGGAGACATCAGCAGGGTCGGCATGGTCGTGTCGAAGGCGGTCGGCAATTCGGTGATCCGCAATCGCACGAAGCGGGTGTTGCGGCACGAGATGGCCGACCTGCTGCCGGGCCTGCCGACCGAGCTGGACGTGGTGATCCGGGCAACCCCGGCCGCCGGGACCGCGCCGGCCGCGCTCCTGCGTGACGATCTGGACCGATTGCTGGACGCGGCAGTGCGTCGCAGGCGCGGGTGATCCCGTGACACTGCGTCAGCTGCTCGCGAGGCCACTGATCTGGCTGGTCCGGCTCTACCAGCTGCTGATCTCGCCGCTGCTCCCGCCGAGTTGCCGTTTCACCCCCTGTTGCTCCACCTACGCGATCACCGCGCTGACCCGTTTCGGGATCTTCCGGGGTAGTTGGCTGACCGTCCGCCGGTTGGCCCGCTGCCACCCGTGGAACCCCGGCGGTGTCGACCACGTTCCGCCTCTTGACACCGCGGACCGCTCCGGCACACCCACGCCGGCGCCGCTGAACTAAAGGACTGCGCCATCTACGACTTCTTCGACACGATCCTGTACCCCCTCGAATGGTTCGTCGCCTTCGTCATGGTGGGTTTCCACAAGGCGTTCACGGCGATCGGCATGCCGGCGGCGAGCGGCTGGACCTGGGCCCTGTCCATCGTCGGCCTGGTGATCGTGCTGCGCATCCTGCTGATCCCGCTGTTCGTCAAGCAGATCAAGTCGTCGCGGCGGATGCAGCTGATCCAGCCCGAGATCCAGAAGATCCAGAAGAAGTACAAGGGCAAGAAGGACGCCGAGTCTCGTCAGAAGATGACTGAGGAGACGATGGAGCTCTACAAGAAGACGGGCACCAACCCGTTCTCGTCCTGTATGCCCATCCTGCTGCAGTCACCGTTCTTCTTCGCACTCTTCCGGGTGTTGGACCGGCTCAAGGACATCGGCCACGGCACCCATCACCCGATCGGTGTGATGACCAGGAGCCTGGCCGCGCAGGCCGAGAGCTCCACTCTCTTCGGCGTCAAACTGTCCTCGGCGTTCCTGCACCCGGGAGACTCGCCGGTGGGCGCCACCCGGACCTTGTGTATCGCGCTGATCATCATCATGTCGGTCACGGTGTTCACCACGCAGCACCAGCTGATGCGCAAGAACATGCCGGCGTCCGCCCTGGACAATCCGCTGGCCAAGCAGCAGAAGTACATCATGTACATCATGCCGGTGTTCTTCGCGATCTCCGGTGTGAACTTCCCGATCGGTGTGTTGTTGTACTGGGTGACCACCAACCTGTGGACGATGGGTCAGCAGTTCTACACCATTCGCCGGATGCCTGCCCCCGGTTCCGAGGCCGAGCGAGCGCTCGAGGAACGCCGCAAGGCCAAGGGCAAGCCGATCACCAAGCTCAGCATCCCGGGTCTGCACTCGCACGACGACGAGGCGGCCGACACCTCGGCGGTCGAACTCGCCAAGTCCAAGACACCGCCCGGCAGCCCGGGACTGGTTACCGCCGACGGCGGCACCGCCGGCAAGTCGGGTGGCCAGCGAGTCCAGCCCAAACGCAACAAGAAGCGCAAGCGGTAGCACCCTCGCGCTCGAGCGTCGATCCGCTGTGGCGTGATCGCCGTGGGCGGCTCGCTCCGCGAGACTCCGCCGCCTCGACCACCTGACCAACTGCACTGGAGTGAAGAATGACTGACGTGACCACCCACGATCCGCTCTCCGCGGAGGAGTCCTCGGACGTGGCAGCACAGCCGAGCAAGGCCGTCGACCTGGATCGCGAGGGGGAGGTTGCGGCCGATTTCCTGGAGACCCTGCTGGACATCGTCGACATGGATGGCGACATCGACGTCGACGTCGACGGGGACCGGGCCTCGGTCTCCATCGTCGACTCCGAGGAGGGCCGTGTGCCACGTCGCCTGGTCGGCCCCAACGGCAAGGTGCTGGACGCGCTGCAGGAACTCACGCGCCTCGCGGTCCAGGCCGAGACCGGCAACCGCAGTCGCCTGATGCTCGACATCGCCGGATTCCGGGCGGACCGTCGCGCTGAGCTCGTCAAGATCGCCCAGGAGGCGGTTGCGTCGGTCAAGGCGGACGGTGAGCGGGTCGCACTTGACCCGATGTCCGCCTTCGAACGCAAGGTGGTCCACGATGCGGTGCTCGCCGGCGGTCTGCGCTCGGAGTCCG harbors:
- the rnpA gene encoding ribonuclease P protein component, with the translated sequence MLPTKHRLRDSADFTAVLRSRRSGRAAGPRLVVTVAPPRGDISRVGMVVSKAVGNSVIRNRTKRVLRHEMADLLPGLPTELDVVIRATPAAGTAPAALLRDDLDRLLDAAVRRRRG
- the yidD gene encoding membrane protein insertion efficiency factor YidD; translation: MTLRQLLARPLIWLVRLYQLLISPLLPPSCRFTPCCSTYAITALTRFGIFRGSWLTVRRLARCHPWNPGGVDHVPPLDTADRSGTPTPAPLN
- the yidC gene encoding membrane protein insertase YidC — encoded protein: MVGFHKAFTAIGMPAASGWTWALSIVGLVIVLRILLIPLFVKQIKSSRRMQLIQPEIQKIQKKYKGKKDAESRQKMTEETMELYKKTGTNPFSSCMPILLQSPFFFALFRVLDRLKDIGHGTHHPIGVMTRSLAAQAESSTLFGVKLSSAFLHPGDSPVGATRTLCIALIIIMSVTVFTTQHQLMRKNMPASALDNPLAKQQKYIMYIMPVFFAISGVNFPIGVLLYWVTTNLWTMGQQFYTIRRMPAPGSEAERALEERRKAKGKPITKLSIPGLHSHDDEAADTSAVELAKSKTPPGSPGLVTADGGTAGKSGGQRVQPKRNKKRKR
- a CDS encoding protein jag; translation: MTDVTTHDPLSAEESSDVAAQPSKAVDLDREGEVAADFLETLLDIVDMDGDIDVDVDGDRASVSIVDSEEGRVPRRLVGPNGKVLDALQELTRLAVQAETGNRSRLMLDIAGFRADRRAELVKIAQEAVASVKADGERVALDPMSAFERKVVHDAVLAGGLRSESEGAEPRRFVVVLPADD